From the genome of Vibrio spartinae:
TGGACACGTCAGTCTCGATTAACAAAATCTATGGGGTGAATACGGTCGATCAGACCTATAAAGTTGACGGTTATCTGGTGACATCCTGGGATGAACCCGATCCGACTTATCGACCCGCCAGTGGCGAGCGGGTTTATGAGAATCATCACGCCGATCAATTGATGAATGACGGGCTCTGGGTTCCGGCATTTGAGTTTATCAATATCATCGGCCAGCGTCAGACCGCTAACCGACGGGTTGTGATCTCCGCCGATGGGCGAGTGACGTACAATGAGCGCTTTCAGGGACTGTTCACGACCACGATGGACTTTCGGCAATTTCCCTTTGATTATCAGACGTTTGTGCTGATGATGGAACCATTTTCTTATGAGCAGAAACAACTCGTATTTGGCACCGCCCGGATTAATATTGAGGCCTTAGAAAATCAAGCGCTCAGCGAATGGCAAATGCAAGGAAAGCCTCAAGCACGCGTGAGTCGCTCGGATTATGCACACTTACAAAGCGGTATTTTGAGTCACTTCTCGCGTTTAACGATCAGCATTCAGGCATTACGTAAACCTGATTATTATCTCTGGCGTTTTATTTTGCCGCTGTCTTTGATTTTAGTGGCGTCATGGGCCGTC
Proteins encoded in this window:
- a CDS encoding ligand-gated ion channel, with translation MIKKEILSAIASLVWFCSPALYAQYVVDTSVSINKIYGVNTVDQTYKVDGYLVTSWDEPDPTYRPASGERVYENHHADQLMNDGLWVPAFEFINIIGQRQTANRRVVISADGRVTYNERFQGLFTTTMDFRQFPFDYQTFVLMMEPFSYEQKQLVFGTARINIEALENQALSEWQMQGKPQARVSRSDYAHLQSGILSHFSRLTISIQALRKPDYYLWRFILPLSLILVASWAVFWIEGFSERLMTSFTMMLTVVAYTFYTSSLLPRLPYTTLIERMVIMGYVSIFAAIIVIVFVKIRDEKGRPVEYVIPRCRVIFPALFLIAMSVLIGVNGGL